The stretch of DNA ACCGACGGGGATAACATCCTGCTACGCGACCAACCAGAAACCTTTGCCCAAGCCTGCCTCCAACTACTGGATCAACCGGAACTCGCCCAACGCCTTGTCGAGGGCGGGAGATGCTTGCACCGGAACCGTTACTCGCTGGATCATTTGCTCCGTTGCTACGGCCAATCTCTTTCCTGAAGATGTGTTTACTTCCAACACGATGACACCCACCGAAGCACCCATCTCCGTCATCATTCCGGCCTTCAACCGGGAACAATACCTCGGGGAAGCCATCCGCAGCGCCTTGGAGCAAACCCTTCCCCCGGGGGAAATCATCGTGGTGGACGACGGCTCGACCGACGGCACGGCGGCCGTGGCCCGTTCATTTGGCGGGATCGTGCGCTGTCTGTCCCAGAAGAACCAGGGCGCGGGTCCGGCGCGAAATTGGGGAGTGGAATCCGCCCGCGGTCCCTGGCTGGCTTTTTTGGACAGCGACGATCTGTGGCTCCCGGAAAAGTTGGAATGGCAGATCCGGCACCTCGGAACCCATCCAGCAACGGATCTGGTCTTCGGTCACAGACAGTCCTTCATCAGTCCGGAACTCCTTCACAGCCTGGATCTGAAAGTGGACACCACGATCCAACCAAGTATTTACAGCAGCTGCCTGATGCTCCGCAAAGATACCTTCGAAAAAGTCGGGCCTTTCGATCCGAAAGAGCGGGTCACGGAATTCGTCGAATGGTTCAGCCGGGCCCAAGAGATGGGTTGCACCAACTTTGTTCTTCCGCAGTTGCTTTGTAAACGCCGGGTCCATTTGCATAATACTGTAAGGGACCGCGCACACATGAACCGTCAGTACACCCGTGTCCTCAAGACCATCTTGGACCGCCGTCGCGGACAGCTTCCCGCATCCTGACCCGGCCTCGCAACCCTATGTCGCAAAAACGTTTTTGGCCCGATCCCGACCAAATGCTCCTGCTGCATTTGTGCCTGCAAAAGGATCCCGCTGCCGCAAAACGGACCTGGGTCCAATGGAAGAGGCGGGTCAATCTCGACGACCTCGACCATGCCTCCTTTCGCATCATGAGCCTGGCCTACAACCGGTTGGTTTCCCTGCGGATCGACGACCCCGATATGGGCCGAATCAAAGGCATCTACCGTTACCAATGGACCAAGAACAAACTGGCCTTCCGCGGCAAGGCGGATTTGATCCGGGCCTTCAACCAGGCTTCGATCCCCACCCTCCTCCTCAAGGGCGCGGCCCTTTGCCAGTCGGTCTACCAGGACCCGACCACCCGCCCCATGCACGATTTGGATTTACTCGTTCCCGTCGCCGATGCCCCCAAAGTCGTCCGGCTCCTGCAAGAGCGGAAATGGACCGCCCAACACTTCGACCCGGATGCCATCATCGCAAACCTCCACGCCTGTTCCTTTCTCCACCCCCAGTTTGGCGAACTTGATCTCCACTGGCATGTTTTTCGTTCGCACTGTAGCGCCGAAAGGGATGCCGAACTATGGGCGGCAGCAGTCGACCATCGTTTTGAAGGAGCCCCGACCAAAATCCTCTGTCCCGCAGACCAATTCCTGCACGCCTGCGAACACGGCACCCATTACTCCCCTAGTTCTTCCCTACAGTGGTTGGTGGACGCCTGTTTCATCCTGCGCCGGTCTTCGACCCGAATGGATTGGGACCGTCTCCTGGAGCAAACCGGTAAATTCAGCCTCACCCTTCCCGTCCGCCACACACTGGCCTTCCTGGCCGAACAGTTTGATGAAAGCATTCCCGGGCATGTGATGCGCCAGCTTGCCCGGAGTCCGGTGGGATGGGTCGGCCACCTCGAGTACTTCCTTGCCGGACGCAAGGAAACCACCGAACAAACCTTTCTCCACCGTTCCCTCACTCTTTTGTGCCACTACGTAAGAGCCAAACAGGGACGTTCAGCCTGGGATCTTGCCCTCGGCTTCCCCGATTATGTCCGACTGGCACACCATTACGACGGGTCCCTGGGGGGCTTTCTGCTGGACAGGCTCCTCGCCGCCCTCGTTTGGACCAAGCTCAAGCTCTGCGATTTCCTTCTGTGCGGGATTTGCCGGTTGTCCGGAAGCCCCCCTCTGGAAAAAAAAGACCTGGCCGTACTTTGCAAACACGGCACCACCGGCCTCCATGCTGCGGAATCCGTGCTCAGCCAAACGTTCATGTGGTCAAAGGTGGAGGGCTCGATCCAACTGCAACTGCCTGAAAAAGACTGTCTATTGATCTGGGAATTCCCCGAATGCTGCCGAAGCCGGCACGTTTGGCGGCGACATCCCGTCTTCCGCCTGAATGGCCGTACACTTTCCGCACAAAAAAACCCATGGACCCAGCCCGGCGTGGCCCTGGGTGTTGCCCAAAAGCTTATCCAACCCGGGGCCCTGCAAACGCTTTCATGGTCGGTGGAACCCTTCATTCCAGGCGGTAAAGACCCCAGAACCCTGGGGCTGCCGGTTTACCGGGTGTGGGTGTTTCCCCAGTAACCAGCGTCCAGAACCCGTAGACAGCCAAGCGGCTACCCCCAACCGAAATGGCCTACAGACATGCTTGCCTCACCCTTCCCCGTGATGGATTCTTGATGCTTGGACTTTCTGTATCAAATCGACATCGCTGTCCTCCGTTGGATCAACACCACGGCGACCCATCCCATTCTGGATTATGTCCTCAGCCTCATTGCGGACACGGATACCATGATCTGGTTGTTGGCTCCGACGGTGATTGCCGTGGCGGTTTGGGGCGGATTCAAGGGCCGGGTTTTTCTGGTCCTGATGATTCTTTGCCTGCTCATCGGGGACGCCGGCATCAACTGGGCCATCAAGACCACCGTCAACCGCCCGCGTCCCCACCAAACCCTGGAAAACGTACGCCGGGTCAAGCTGACTTCCCCCACCACCTACCGGGTGCAATGGTCCGAACCCGGCCCGGTCAAAAACGGACGCTCCATGACCTCAGGTCACACCTGCAACAATGTCGCCCTCGCCCTTCTGCTCACCCTGCTCTACGGACGATGGGGGGCGCTGGCCTGGATCTGGGCCGCGGCCATGGGCTATTCCCGTATTTATTCCGGGGACCACTACCCCAGTGATGTGCTTGTCTCCGCTCTGGTGGCCTGTGCTTACACCGGGTTAATTTGTTGCGCTGCCTGCTGGCTCTGGCACAAAGGGGCGCCCCGTTTACTGCCCAAAACCTATGCCCGACATCCCCACCTCCTCCACTGAAGACCCCAAGGTGGCCGGGTGGAAGACCTTCCTCAACCTCGTCCGACCCAGGATCGACAGCTACGCCCACGCAGCCGCATGGCTGCTCGTCGTCATCACCCTTTTCCGTTTCTGGTATGCCACCCAAATCGAACTGGTCGGCGACGAGGCCTACTATTGGCTCTGGTCCAAGAATCTCGACATCGGCTATTACAGCAAAGGACCCGGCATTGCCTGGACCATCGCCCTCGGGCGCAGCCTTTGGGGCGATACGGAATTCGGCATCCGCTTCTGCGCCGTCCTGCTTTCTGCGGGCACGGGCCTTCTGACCTTCCTTCTGGCCCGCCGTTTGTTCCAGGAACGAGTGGCCTTCTGGGTTCTGGTCACGCTGCTCGGCATCCCAC from Candidatus Methylacidiphilales bacterium encodes:
- a CDS encoding nucleotidyltransferase family protein encodes the protein MSQKRFWPDPDQMLLLHLCLQKDPAAAKRTWVQWKRRVNLDDLDHASFRIMSLAYNRLVSLRIDDPDMGRIKGIYRYQWTKNKLAFRGKADLIRAFNQASIPTLLLKGAALCQSVYQDPTTRPMHDLDLLVPVADAPKVVRLLQERKWTAQHFDPDAIIANLHACSFLHPQFGELDLHWHVFRSHCSAERDAELWAAAVDHRFEGAPTKILCPADQFLHACEHGTHYSPSSSLQWLVDACFILRRSSTRMDWDRLLEQTGKFSLTLPVRHTLAFLAEQFDESIPGHVMRQLARSPVGWVGHLEYFLAGRKETTEQTFLHRSLTLLCHYVRAKQGRSAWDLALGFPDYVRLAHHYDGSLGGFLLDRLLAALVWTKLKLCDFLLCGICRLSGSPPLEKKDLAVLCKHGTTGLHAAESVLSQTFMWSKVEGSIQLQLPEKDCLLIWEFPECCRSRHVWRRHPVFRLNGRTLSAQKNPWTQPGVALGVAQKLIQPGALQTLSWSVEPFIPGGKDPRTLGLPVYRVWVFPQ
- a CDS encoding phosphatase PAP2 family protein, with the translated sequence MDFLYQIDIAVLRWINTTATHPILDYVLSLIADTDTMIWLLAPTVIAVAVWGGFKGRVFLVLMILCLLIGDAGINWAIKTTVNRPRPHQTLENVRRVKLTSPTTYRVQWSEPGPVKNGRSMTSGHTCNNVALALLLTLLYGRWGALAWIWAAAMGYSRIYSGDHYPSDVLVSALVACAYTGLICCAACWLWHKGAPRLLPKTYARHPHLLH
- a CDS encoding glycosyltransferase family A protein, with the translated sequence MTPTEAPISVIIPAFNREQYLGEAIRSALEQTLPPGEIIVVDDGSTDGTAAVARSFGGIVRCLSQKNQGAGPARNWGVESARGPWLAFLDSDDLWLPEKLEWQIRHLGTHPATDLVFGHRQSFISPELLHSLDLKVDTTIQPSIYSSCLMLRKDTFEKVGPFDPKERVTEFVEWFSRAQEMGCTNFVLPQLLCKRRVHLHNTVRDRAHMNRQYTRVLKTILDRRRGQLPAS